The window TTAATAATGGTATTGGGAGGCGGCGTAGGTGTCTATGCTAGTCTTTTTTTTTTAGAGAAAGTTATCGGTATTCAACTGAACACTGATATTCATGCAGTATCCTGGTGGATGCTTGTTTTGGGTTTTGTGATGCCGATTTTATTTGTAGTGCTGGGTATGGTGGGATTTCGAGCCATTAAAGTTGCACTATGCAATCGTTTTTTTAGTAAACGCTCGGAATAGTGGGCTCAAAAATCTGTATTAGCCAAGCCTCAGATAAATATGAGACTTGATACTCTGTCTGCATATGTAACAGAGATAATGTCAATCTTCTGTGTTGGGTTTATTGATTTTTGACAGGGTGTCAACTTTTCAATAAAATTGATGTAATAAAAAAGAAAAAAATGATTTTCTTGTATGAAGGAAGAGTGTGATAAATGCCTTGCCCTCTTTATGCTATGGAAATTAATTTTTAATATTGTTTTGATGAGATACTAACTGTATATGCAGTGCTTTATGTGTGTAAGGTTAGGGTGATATAATTTTCCGTTGAAAATAAAGGATTTAAAGAAATGACTAAGAAGGCTTTATTTTTGTTAGCCTCAATATTTGTAAGCCAGCTTTCTAGTGCTGCCGAGTACCCAGGAGCTTTTAAGATTAAAAAGATTATCGTTTCCAGGCCTGATAATTTTCACTTTCGAGTAGTAACGGACTCTAATAACTCTGACTATGTGCATTGTAGCGGCGGTCCAACTAATCCTGCTTGGTCGTATGTCAATGAAGCCGATCCTGGCAGCAAAACAATGATGTCAACTTTATTGGCGGCTTATATGGGAAATAAAACTGTAACTGTCGTAACGGAAGGGGTGGATACAAACGCTGGGCGTCAGTGCAAGATTATTGAGCTTGAGCTTTCTGACTGAGTTTTCTGGTAGTTCATCTATACTCATGGTTAGAATCCAAGAAGTATGAATAGAACTATCCTTTTAAGCAATTTATAACTCTTTGTTCAAAAGACGCTATGACCCTGCATAGTAGCAGGGTCATAGCTTGTCTTAACTCAAATTACATGCGGAGTGTTTCTGCTGGGACAATCCTAAGAAATCTTTGAAAACACCAGAATCAGTTATATGCCGTAAGCCTAACGGTTCAGGAAGGCTTACGATGGAACATATGACTTTCTCAGAAGCTGAATTCCAAAATTAGAAAGCTAAGACCCGCCGGAAAATATTTCTGGAGTAGATGGATAAGCTAATTCCTTTCAAGGAAGTGAATAAGCAACAACGGAGGCAGGGACTGATAGTGTGGGAAGGCAGCTAGGATTATTTCCGCCCCGAGCTCCACCAAAAACGGAACGGTCAACGCGATCCGGAAACGCGTCAGGCTCAAAAGGGCAATGAGTGGCGCTTATAGGGCGAGGGTCCTGCGCGGGGTGAAAAAAAGCGTATATATGGTTGGATCAAATTCGCAAGGGAGAGATATTTTTTCTATATCTATGAGTTATTTAGATATTTCTAAGCCAGATGTATATTTTTTACTTAGAAGCTGTAGAGAATAGTTGCTTGTGAATGAAATGCTTTTTTGCGGATAGTGGAAGCTTTGTTGAGGTGATGTTAGTGATGAACGAAGTAAGTTTTTATATTTGAGTTTGTAGAGTTTTTTGCCGAGAAAATTTGCTAGGCTGTCTGGTATGTAAGGGCGTAGTTATGAAAAAAATATTTGTTATGATGTTGTCCTTGTCTTTCATCTCTTTTGAGAGTAGGGCGGGAGACTTTGATAAGGTATTAAATACTTTCTTTTCTGTTTCTATTGGTTCTGACTTGAATATTGAAGGTGAGACTATAGATTATTTCACTGGGGATGTTAGGTGGTCAGTTCGTGAAGCTCTTATTCCTGGGGGAGGCGGGCTTGATTTAAGTATTTATAGGTCATATAACTTTGCAGATCATGGAAAAGGAATTTTGGGGGACTGGTCTCTTGATGTTCCGCGTGCATCATTTGTTTTAAAAATCTCAACAGAATGCGATGATAACGCTCAGAATGGTGGTCACTGTTGGAATAATACTGAAATTAGCGGAATTACAGTCGAACTTCCAGGACGTAAGCCAATTGCTTTGATACTGAGAGATGGGAAGTATGTTTCAGTCAGGGGAGAGCCAGGATGGAGTGCTAGCCTCAATAAAGCATCTTTAACTGCATATTCGCCAGATGGTAAAGCATATTTATTTGATCAGGGTCCATCATCAGATGGACCGATGAATTTTAGTGCTATTCACCAGTTTCCAGTTTATGTATCGTCAGTTACTGACGCACACGGTAACTGGATTAAATACAAGTATCATAGAAAGGTTTCTAATCATTACTTTTATGGCGAAGAGTGTATGAAAGGGCCTCTGCTTAAAGGGGATAGGGAGCAGTGTGAGGGAAGTGAAATATCGGCTATGGAACATGTTTTTCCTAAGCTATTAACCCGGCATCGATATAGGCATTCTATGCTGCATATTTGATGCTTGGGTGATTAAAGTATTTTTTCACCCTCGCAGGTTTCTTTTGCAACATACACATATGTGATCGGATTTTCTTTTTGAGGTCCCCTTTCTTTCGCGCCGGCTTACCACTGTGAACTCCCGCTTTTAAGTCACAATTCAGGTATTCGTCCGGGTTCAATTCCGGGGAATAGGCAGGTAAATAGAATACTTCAATATGGTCCCGGTTCTCCTCAAGCCAGGCTTTCACCACCTTGGCGTGATGGACTCTCAAATTGTCCAGTATCAGGAAAACCTTGCGTCTGGCGTCTTTGATCAGCCGCTTCATGAACCCTGTCAACCGGTCCGCGTCCATCGTTCCATCATAGATTTGAAACCTCACTTTGCCCTGGTTGCTGATCGCCGAGATCATATTGACCGACTCCCGCCTGGCGTTCAGGCGAATCACCGGCGTTTTCCCTTGGGGCGCATAGCTCCGCCCATGCTGGGCGTCGCTTCGCAGCCCTGTCTCGTCCCCCCAATAGATCTCAGCCCCTTCCGCCTTGGCTCGTCCCTTGATGACCGGGTAGTCCTCCTTCAGCCACTTCTCGACTAGAGACGGGTTTTGCTCATACGCTTTTTTCGCCAGTTTCTGTGGCGTGAAACCCCAGGCGGCCAAATAATTGCCGACCGTTCGGATCGCCAGCTGTTCTCCCGTCTCCTGCGCAATGAGTTGCTGCACCGCCTTACGGGTCCAAAGCGCATACTCCAGCTTGAGCTGATCCGGGCTGTTATCGGTAATCAAAAGCCTGATCCGGTTCTCCTGGGTTAGCGTCAGTCGTTGTCCCGAACCGGGCTCTCGTCCGCGGGGCCTGGACTTAATCCCGCTAAACCCTTGCGCTTCATAAGCTCTGATCCATTTCCCCACCGTCAGGTTATGGACGCCGACCTTATCGGCTATTTCGTGATAGCTGTATCCCTGCTTGCGCAGTCGCACGGCTTGTTTTCTTTTTTCTTCCTGCGCGGCGGCAGGTAATGAGCGAGCATCATCTATAATCATGCGGGCATTGTATCATGCTTATATCGGTGCCGGATTATTATTACGCTGCCAGTGTCCCTGAGTGAATAGGGACGTTAACGAGAAGGCCGCGCGACTTGCGTGAACGTCGCTCAATCCCTGGCATTTTCCCGAAAACAGGATTTATTATGTTGAGTTCTCCAAAATTTCCTGTATTTTATGCAACCTTTTTTCCGGCCTAACGTCTTCCTCAGATGGTTCGCCGGGCTTCCACCGGCTTATTCGGGAGTTAATTTGTGGAAAAGACTTTCATCAGCGCTCAACAGCTATTAGACGATTCCTTCAAACTGGGCCTGAAAATTTACGAGAGCGGCTATCGACCTAACTATATTGTCGGCGTATGGCGCGGCGGCGCTCCGGTTGGCATCGCGGTGCAGGAACTGCTCGATTTTCTGGGCGTGGAGTCGGACCACATTGCTATCCGCACCTCTTCCTACACTGGCATCGGCGAAAGAAGCCGTCATGTTACTGTTCATGGTCTGAACTACATGGTCAAGCGCGTCAATGCGGAAGACTCTGTTCTGATCGTGGATGATGTGTACGACACCGGCTTGAGCGTACAGCAGGTGGTGACGGATCTGAAAGCGGCCTGCCGTAAGAATACGCCGGACATCAAGATTGCGACGCCATACTTTAAGCCGTCCAACAACAAAACCGACAAAGTGCCTGACTACTTCGTACATGAGACGGACCAATGGTTGGTTTTCCCCCACGAATTGCACGGCCTGACCACGGAAGAAATTCTGGAGCACAAGCCAGAGCTGGCGGTCATTCACGACAAGCTGCTGAAGCTGCGTGAGGGCGAAAACTCCTGATTTGGGAAGCATACGCCTTTCTTTTTAAGTGAAAAAACTTTAGTTGCGGCAGCTCGGTGAAGAAACAATAAGCCGGGCTGCTCGCCGTCTTAATAGATAAGTCCTTATGAGACTCCTTTTCCCCTCCCATCCTCTTCACTCTCAGCAACCAGATGACTCCTACCTGGAAGAATTTACGGCGTTTCGTCAGGTTGGGGTGAGTTGTTCTGTTGTTGATACTGATGCGTTGGGCAACGGTCTGTGTGATGTACGCCCTGCAATAGGGGTGGGTGAGCCGGTGCTTTATCGGGGTTGGATGCTTGCTCCTGAGCGTTACCGTCAGTTGACTCAATTGATTGAAGAAGCTGGCGGGAGGCCGGTAACGTCTTTTGAAAATTACCTGCGCTGTCATCATTTACCGGGCTGGTATGAATCCTGTCAGGCGTATACCTCCGAAACCCGATTTTTCTCCGACGACGATCAGTTGCTGGACGCGGCGGCGCGTTTGGAGTGGGAAAGCTTTTTTGTAAAAGACTTCGTCAAATCCAATTCGACCGGGCAGGGTTCTATCGCGCACTCGCCGGAGGAAGTGGTTGAGATTGTGAGTCAGATTCGTGCGCATCGTGGCTTCATGGAAGGCGGCGTAGCGCTGCGGCGGGTGGAGGAGTACGACTCAGCCTCTGAGCAGAGATACTTTGTCCTGAACGGCGTTGCTTACTCTTCCCATGGTGAGCCGCCCACTCTATGTCGGGAAATAGCGCAGTATATTGACGCGCCTTTTTATTCTATTGACCTGGCGCTTCGACAGGACGGGGTTATGCGCTTGGTGGAGATAGGCGATGGTCAGGTATCGGACAGAAAGAACTGGCCATTGGATGTTTTTGTGAAGATGTTGGCTCACAACGCATAATCAGGTTCGTGTCACATTCTCACGTTTATTTGTGGACAACTGTATATTTAATCGTTCCGGCGTCTGTATACTCAGAAAGGTCACCCTTCCAATGGACGCCGCCATGACATGGACTCTCCGCCTCCCTCCCGTCGCCTCTGGTGCGGGCTCGCTATCTGGCTTCACGCCCGCTTGGCTGAAACGCGTTGTGAACGCCGACTTGACTGAATTTTATGTCTCCCATTTGTCTCCTTTGTGGTCCATGCGTCAGGTCAAGGCGCGGGTCGTCGATATTGTCGAAGAGAGCGCCGACTGCAAGTCGTTTATCTTGCAACCCAATGGTCTGTGGCGGGGCTTCAGGCCGGGTCAGTTCGTTACGGTCACTGTTGAAATAGAAGGCGTGCGTCAGCAGCGCTGCTACAGTTTGTCTTCGGATTGGCGTGAGCAGGAACGCCTTCGCATCACTGTCAAAGAGAAGAAAGATGGGCGCGTGTCCTCCTGGCTGCTGCGGAATCTGCGCAAGCAGGATGTTTTGATGCTGAGTCAGGCTCAGGGAGAGTTCGCAGCGCCGCAGTCTCTGTCAGAACCTCTGCTGCTGATCGCCGCAGGCAGCGGCATTACGCCGTTGCGCGCCATGCTGTATCAACTTGAAGAACACCCTCGAAACACCGTATTGATTTATTACGCCCGTAGCCGCGAAGAGCTGATCTTTGCGGAGGAAATTCGTAAAGCCGCTGCTCATTGCGCGCATCTCACCGCGCATATCTGTTATACCGCAGCCGCTCACAACCAAGCGGAAGAGGGAGGACGCTTTCATCCAGATCAACTCTCCCGCTGGGTTCCTGATTATCGCGACCGGCGGACACTGGTCTGCGGCCCTGAAGGATTGATGCAGCGCGTGCGACGGCATTGGCGGGAAGAGGGGGTTGAGGCGCGCATTAGCTTCGAAGATTTCACTGGGACCTTTCATGATTTCTTCGACCCAGGACTCATTGCGTCGTCACAATCGGCGACTTACCAGGTGGACTTTCAACGCTCCGCCTGCGTCATTGAAGCTGACGGGCGGCAGAGCCTGCTGGACTTGGCTGAAGCCGCCGGGCTGCACCCGCCCTTTGGTTGCCGGATGGGAATTTGCCATAGCTGCAAAGCCAGAAAACGAGCGGGCGTGGTGCGTAATCTGGTGACAGGAAAAGCCTCCGGCGCCGGAAATGAAGAAATCCAGTTGTGTATTTGCGTCCCCATAACCGATGTCTCTCTTGATGTGTGATATCTGATGAATCAGAACAAACAAGGAGATTTGTTATGCGCCATCCTTCCAGTCGAGCATTAACGCCGGAACAGTTGGAATCTTTTCAGAATGAGCTGGACGACCTGCGCCAGCAAGTGGTGGATGATCTGGGTCAGCGGGATCTGGAGCATATTCGGGGTGTGATAAACGCGGTCAGGTATTCAGAATTAGCTGGCCGAGTGTTATTGCACGTCAGTTTCACGCCTCTGGGCGTGGTCGCAGGCGTGGCCTGTTTGTCTTTGTCCAAAATTCTGGAGAATATGGAAGTGGGCCACAACGTGATGCACGGTCAGTACGATTGGACCCAGGATCCGGCTCTGAATTCCAAACGCTATGAGTGGGACATTGTATGCGCCGGCGACGCCTGGCGGCATTACCATAATTACGAGCATCACACGTTCACCAATATCCTCGGCAAAGATCGTGATTTCGGTTACACCATTACTCGATTGACTGCGGAGCAGCCCTGGCGGCCGGTTTACTTGCTGCAACCGGTATACAATGTGGTTCAGGCGCTGACTTTCGAATGGGGCGTGGCCTTATTCGGATTGGAGCTGGAGCGTGCGGTGTCCGGCAGAATGAGCAGACAGGAATTGGTTGGTCGGTTAAAGCCTTTTTTACGAAAAGCGGGCAGGCAACTCGGCAAAGATTATGTGTTGTTCCCAGTCTTGGCGGGCGTCGGTGCGCCTAAAGTTCTGGCGGGTAATCTGGCGGCCAATGTCATACGCAACGTCTGGGCCTACGCAATTATTTCCTGCGGCCACTTTACTGCGGACACGCGGGTTTACACTGAGGAAGAAACCCGCAATGAGAGTCGGGGACAGTGGTATCTGCGGCAATTGCACGGCTCCGGCAACATTGAGGGCAGTCGTGGTTTTTATCTGCTGAGTGGGCATCTCAGCCATCAGATTGAGCATCACCTGTTCCCGGATATTCCCGCACATCGCTATCCGGAAATGGCGCCCAAAGTCAGAGCCATCTGCGACAAGTACGGGCAACACTACAATACCGGGCCTTTTCTGCGTCAGTTCGGCTCGGTGCTTAAACGTATCGTGAAATATGCGCTGCCGATAAAAGACGCTAAGACTGATACGCCACAATCAGCGCCGCCGTCAGTTCTGAAATCAAAGACCATCGTGGCGCGCCGGACAGCGCGCGACAAGAAACTTGCGGTAGCCTGAGTAAGGTAAAGCATCCAAGGATGTGCATTAGGGTTCAATCGGTGATAATGGTGCGTTATCAATATTCGATCCCTTCACAGAAGTAAGTGATATGTTAGAAAAAATAGATCCCCAGACCTTGGATGCCTTATTGAGCCGGGTTCGTAGTTATGCGCAAGATATGATGGAAGATTTTGGCGATGAAATCAGGGAACTGGTTGCTGGTGCGGGCAATGAGCGATCCGGCGCTATCCAGGTGGAGGAATGCATCAGTAATTGTTGGGATATTTATGTTTGTGGGGAGATTCAGGACTGGGTTGATGAGGCAATGGAAGTCCAGGAAGGGGATGAGGAAAGTGAGTGCCTGGATACCTTGCATGAAGAGGTTCAAGAGCACTTCACCAAATCCTGTTATGAAGTGCTCGGTATGATGCATCTCTATTATTGATATCTACTGAACGCGCGGCGTTTCCTTCCACACGTAAATCTCTATGTCTCCTGGGTCGCATTGAGTGCAGCCGCTGCAGGGCGTTCCCTGCGGCAGCTTTTCCACCCGGCCTTTGGCGATCCATTTATTAAGCATTCCCCGCAATGCGTCCGGCTCCGTATGGAAGCGGTTGGCCATGTCTTTGAGCGCGGCCCGTTTGTGGGTTTGCAGGTAATCTCGTATTTCTGACAGGATCATGGGGCCGTCACCGTCGCAGAGGGCTGTCTGGCGCCGATATAGCGCAGCGCCGCCAGGGAGGCGGCGAAGATCGCCAGCATAATAGCGATGACGGACAAAGCGTGAACAGGTTGACGGCCAAGTGTGGCGACCTGGTAGAACACCGTGGCGACAATGTAAGCGACGCCGGTAGTCCAGCCTGAGATGAAAAGCGTCCAGTTCAGGTTGGTCTCACGGTAAATGGCGGCTATTGTCGCAGCGCAGGGCATGTACAGCAGAATGAACAGCAGGTAGGCGAAAGCGCCCGCCGCGCCGTCGAATTTCGCCGCCATGGCGCCAAAAGTGCTGGTATCCACGGCTTGTTCCTGGGCGGCGCTTTCCACGTCCAGACCTAACGGATTGCTCCAGGAGCCCAGCGCGTCAGCGAGGTTGGCGGGAATGGTGGCGAAGGACGCCGTCACGCTCTCCAGCAAGTTGAATTCGGGAGCTGGCTCTGGCT is drawn from Hahella sp. KA22 and contains these coding sequences:
- a CDS encoding IS630 family transposase, which gives rise to MIIDDARSLPAAAQEEKRKQAVRLRKQGYSYHEIADKVGVHNLTVGKWIRAYEAQGFSGIKSRPRGREPGSGQRLTLTQENRIRLLITDNSPDQLKLEYALWTRKAVQQLIAQETGEQLAIRTVGNYLAAWGFTPQKLAKKAYEQNPSLVEKWLKEDYPVIKGRAKAEGAEIYWGDETGLRSDAQHGRSYAPQGKTPVIRLNARRESVNMISAISNQGKVRFQIYDGTMDADRLTGFMKRLIKDARRKVFLILDNLRVHHAKVVKAWLEENRDHIEVFYLPAYSPELNPDEYLNCDLKAGVHSGKPARKKGDLKKKIRSHMCMLQKKPARVKKYFNHPSIKYAA
- a CDS encoding phosphoribosyltransferase gives rise to the protein MEKTFISAQQLLDDSFKLGLKIYESGYRPNYIVGVWRGGAPVGIAVQELLDFLGVESDHIAIRTSSYTGIGERSRHVTVHGLNYMVKRVNAEDSVLIVDDVYDTGLSVQQVVTDLKAACRKNTPDIKIATPYFKPSNNKTDKVPDYFVHETDQWLVFPHELHGLTTEEILEHKPELAVIHDKLLKLREGENS
- a CDS encoding ATP-grasp domain-containing protein, with protein sequence MRLLFPSHPLHSQQPDDSYLEEFTAFRQVGVSCSVVDTDALGNGLCDVRPAIGVGEPVLYRGWMLAPERYRQLTQLIEEAGGRPVTSFENYLRCHHLPGWYESCQAYTSETRFFSDDDQLLDAAARLEWESFFVKDFVKSNSTGQGSIAHSPEEVVEIVSQIRAHRGFMEGGVALRRVEEYDSASEQRYFVLNGVAYSSHGEPPTLCREIAQYIDAPFYSIDLALRQDGVMRLVEIGDGQVSDRKNWPLDVFVKMLAHNA
- a CDS encoding ferredoxin reductase, producing MTWTLRLPPVASGAGSLSGFTPAWLKRVVNADLTEFYVSHLSPLWSMRQVKARVVDIVEESADCKSFILQPNGLWRGFRPGQFVTVTVEIEGVRQQRCYSLSSDWREQERLRITVKEKKDGRVSSWLLRNLRKQDVLMLSQAQGEFAAPQSLSEPLLLIAAGSGITPLRAMLYQLEEHPRNTVLIYYARSREELIFAEEIRKAAAHCAHLTAHICYTAAAHNQAEEGGRFHPDQLSRWVPDYRDRRTLVCGPEGLMQRVRRHWREEGVEARISFEDFTGTFHDFFDPGLIASSQSATYQVDFQRSACVIEADGRQSLLDLAEAAGLHPPFGCRMGICHSCKARKRAGVVRNLVTGKASGAGNEEIQLCICVPITDVSLDV
- a CDS encoding acyl-CoA desaturase → MRHPSSRALTPEQLESFQNELDDLRQQVVDDLGQRDLEHIRGVINAVRYSELAGRVLLHVSFTPLGVVAGVACLSLSKILENMEVGHNVMHGQYDWTQDPALNSKRYEWDIVCAGDAWRHYHNYEHHTFTNILGKDRDFGYTITRLTAEQPWRPVYLLQPVYNVVQALTFEWGVALFGLELERAVSGRMSRQELVGRLKPFLRKAGRQLGKDYVLFPVLAGVGAPKVLAGNLAANVIRNVWAYAIISCGHFTADTRVYTEEETRNESRGQWYLRQLHGSGNIEGSRGFYLLSGHLSHQIEHHLFPDIPAHRYPEMAPKVRAICDKYGQHYNTGPFLRQFGSVLKRIVKYALPIKDAKTDTPQSAPPSVLKSKTIVARRTARDKKLAVA
- a CDS encoding FeoC-like transcriptional regulator, encoding MILSEIRDYLQTHKRAALKDMANRFHTEPDALRGMLNKWIAKGRVEKLPQGTPCSGCTQCDPGDIEIYVWKETPRVQ